In Blattabacterium cuenoti, the following proteins share a genomic window:
- a CDS encoding adenylate kinase family protein, translating into MIHIVLFGPPGCGKGTQAKILEKKFEFVHLSTGIIFRNHIKNKTNLGELSSYYLSKGILVPDEITTNMLEIEVKKYVNAKGIIYDGYPRTRKQINFLEKLLEKYHLGVINKIFYFYIKKELIINRLLKRGKTSNRNDDIDIFTIQRRIKEYEEETLLIWNETKWKNNIVKLDASLSRDKIFFFIKEKIKEIY; encoded by the coding sequence ATGATACATATAGTATTATTTGGTCCACCAGGATGTGGGAAAGGAACTCAAGCTAAAATTTTAGAAAAAAAATTCGAATTTGTTCACTTATCTACTGGAATAATTTTTAGAAATCATATAAAAAATAAAACTAATTTAGGTGAATTATCTAGTTACTATCTTAGTAAAGGAATTCTTGTTCCTGATGAAATTACTACAAATATGTTGGAAATAGAAGTAAAAAAATATGTTAACGCTAAAGGAATTATTTATGATGGATATCCTAGAACTAGGAAACAGATCAATTTTTTAGAAAAATTATTAGAAAAATATCATTTAGGAGTTATAAATAAAATTTTTTATTTTTATATTAAAAAAGAACTAATTATAAATAGATTATTAAAAAGAGGTAAAACAAGCAATCGTAATGATGATATTGATATATTCACAATTCAAAGAAGAATAAAAGAATATGAAGAAGAAACATTATTAATTTGGAATGAAACTAAATGGAAAAACAATATAGTAAAGTTAGATGCATCTTTATCTAGAGATAAAATCTTTTTTTTTATAAAAGAGAAAATAAAAGAAATTTATTAA
- the lpdA gene encoding dihydrolipoyl dehydrogenase gives MHFDVIILGSGPGGYVASIRAAQLGMKVAIIEKEDVGGICLNWGCIPTKSILNSAKILHLIRKNQKLFGIQNENIEINFSEVISKSRKTVEKMKEGIFFLLKKNGVHFVHGNAILKNKKKIDVFNKKNKNIGKFSASHIIISTGSKPKDVEEKKKLSNKIISYKEALSLLSLPKKITIIGSGAIGLEFAYFYRSMGSKVDIIEICEKLFPNADDEISDYIKLSFEKMGIKVYTSSYVNRITNSSNNSVIIDIKTHEKNVILNSNIILYAIGVVPNTKSIGIEEIGIQTDNNFIIVDENYRTNIDGYYAIGDVIPTPSLAHVASHEGISCIENIKGINHQKIDYNNIPTCVYSLPEIASVGYTEKELNKKGFKFKIGKFPFSSLGRAISDENTEGFVKVLFDEKYDEWLGCHMIGHNVTDLISEVVVARKLESTSYEILNSIHPHPSLSESILESIANAYGKAIHL, from the coding sequence ATGCATTTTGATGTTATTATTTTGGGAAGTGGACCCGGAGGTTATGTAGCATCTATACGTGCAGCTCAACTTGGAATGAAAGTTGCTATTATAGAAAAAGAAGACGTTGGTGGAATTTGTTTAAACTGGGGATGTATTCCTACAAAATCTATTTTAAATAGTGCAAAAATATTACATTTAATAAGAAAAAATCAAAAATTATTTGGAATACAAAATGAAAATATAGAAATTAACTTCTCTGAAGTTATTTCTAAAAGCAGAAAAACAGTAGAAAAAATGAAAGAAGGAATTTTTTTTCTTCTAAAAAAAAATGGAGTTCATTTTGTTCATGGAAATGCTATATTGAAAAATAAAAAAAAAATTGATGTTTTTAATAAAAAAAATAAAAATATAGGTAAATTTTCTGCTTCACACATTATTATTTCTACCGGGTCTAAGCCAAAAGATGTAGAAGAAAAAAAAAAATTATCTAATAAAATCATTTCTTACAAAGAAGCCTTATCTTTATTATCGTTGCCAAAAAAGATTACAATTATAGGTTCTGGTGCTATAGGTCTAGAGTTTGCTTATTTTTATCGCTCTATGGGATCAAAAGTTGATATTATAGAAATTTGTGAAAAACTTTTTCCAAATGCAGATGATGAAATATCCGATTATATAAAACTATCTTTTGAAAAAATGGGAATTAAAGTTTATACATCTTCTTATGTGAATAGAATAACTAACTCATCTAACAATTCTGTTATTATTGATATTAAAACCCATGAAAAAAATGTTATATTAAATTCTAACATTATTTTGTATGCTATTGGAGTTGTTCCAAATACTAAATCCATAGGAATAGAAGAAATAGGGATTCAAACTGATAATAATTTTATAATAGTTGATGAAAATTACCGAACAAATATAGATGGATACTATGCTATAGGAGACGTAATTCCAACTCCATCATTAGCCCATGTAGCTTCACATGAAGGAATAAGTTGCATTGAAAATATAAAGGGAATAAATCATCAAAAAATAGATTATAATAATATACCAACGTGTGTTTATTCATTACCAGAAATTGCATCAGTTGGCTATACTGAAAAAGAATTAAATAAAAAAGGATTTAAATTTAAAATAGGAAAATTCCCTTTTAGTTCTCTTGGAAGAGCAATTTCAGATGAAAATACTGAAGGGTTTGTTAAAGTTCTTTTTGATGAAAAATATGATGAATGGTTAGGTTGCCATATGATAGGTCATAATGTAACAGATCTTATTTCAGAAGTTGTAGTGGCAAGGAAATTGGAGTCTACAAGTTATGAAATATTGAATAGTATCCATCCACATCCCTCACTAAGTGAATCTATTTTAGAGTCTATAGCTAACGCTTATGGAAAAGCTATCCATTTATGA
- the fsa gene encoding fructose-6-phosphate aldolase, translating to MKFFLDTANLNEIKEVKKLGILDGVTTNPSLISKESLFTENEIMNHYISICNILEEGEDISAEVIGDSYQKIIEEGEKLSLLNSKIVVKVPMTKEGIKAIHFFSKKNIDTNCTLVFSVTQAILAAKVGAKYVSPFVGRLDDISYNGLNLIKEIKNIYDNYRFKTKILAASIRTPLHIIECSKIGVDAVTSPVGVILSLFNHPMTKIGLDKFMKDYKSKIKL from the coding sequence ATGAAATTTTTTTTGGATACAGCTAATTTAAATGAAATAAAAGAAGTTAAAAAACTAGGAATTCTTGATGGAGTTACTACTAATCCATCTTTAATTTCTAAAGAATCTCTATTTACTGAAAATGAAATAATGAATCATTATATTTCTATATGTAATATTTTGGAAGAAGGTGAAGATATCAGTGCAGAAGTAATTGGGGATAGTTATCAGAAAATAATAGAAGAAGGAGAAAAACTTTCTTTACTAAACTCTAAAATTGTAGTAAAAGTTCCAATGACAAAAGAAGGAATTAAAGCAATTCATTTCTTTTCAAAAAAGAACATCGATACTAATTGTACACTTGTTTTCTCTGTTACACAAGCTATTTTAGCAGCAAAAGTTGGAGCAAAATATGTATCTCCATTTGTTGGAAGATTGGATGATATATCCTACAATGGATTGAATCTTATTAAAGAAATAAAAAATATATATGATAATTACCGTTTTAAAACGAAAATATTAGCTGCTTCCATACGGACACCTTTACATATTATAGAATGCTCTAAAATAGGAGTAGATGCAGTTACATCTCCTGTTGGAGTAATATTATCCCTATTTAATCATCCTATGACAAAAATAGGTTTGGATAAATTTATGAAAGATTATAAAAGTAAAATAAAACTATAA
- a CDS encoding outer membrane protein assembly factor BamD — protein sequence MDYTYLIKISKNIIKRIDKIILIIFFIFFNGCFFLNKRNSILSSYDEKKINLHEIYLFKNSKNCYFIKPDLNEKKVFFTIEKLIELIKKDPDGSKVKEVCRLLSNLFLKIENKNYRIAESYFLMHRYKTALDYLKNFIENSPNSHLKEKVLYNICISQYELCMKKPFLKSYEKYMEYFSNSFNAKKLKILYKILVK from the coding sequence GTGGATTATACATATTTAATAAAGATATCAAAAAATATCATAAAAAGAATTGATAAAATTATATTAATAATATTTTTTATCTTTTTTAATGGATGTTTTTTTTTAAATAAAAGGAATTCTATTCTTTCATCATATGATGAAAAAAAGATTAATTTACATGAAATATATCTTTTTAAGAATAGTAAAAATTGTTATTTTATAAAACCTGATTTAAATGAAAAAAAAGTTTTTTTTACAATTGAAAAGTTAATTGAATTAATTAAAAAAGATCCTGATGGTTCAAAAGTAAAAGAAGTTTGTAGATTATTAAGTAATTTATTTCTAAAGATAGAAAATAAAAATTATCGCATAGCTGAATCATATTTTCTAATGCATAGATATAAAACTGCATTAGATTATCTGAAAAATTTCATTGAAAATTCTCCAAATAGTCATTTGAAAGAAAAAGTTTTATACAATATTTGTATTTCTCAATATGAGCTTTGTATGAAAAAACCTTTTTTAAAATCTTATGAAAAATATATGGAATATTTTTCTAATTCTTTTAATGCAAAAAAATTAAAAATTTTATATAAAATTTTAGTTAAATGA
- a CDS encoding ferritin: MFSDTIQLGLIKQLNRELESSLLYLSMASWVEKIGFEGICEFLYDHSNEERNHMFKLIRYINKRNGNFYISINNKSLETSYSSLKDLFQKLFQHEKDISEEINFLVELSSREKDYFTYNFLQWFIEEQIEEEALIKMILNKIELIGEDKSGLYIFNKDIKKYHKKN; the protein is encoded by the coding sequence ATGTTTAGTGATACAATACAATTAGGATTAATAAAACAATTAAATAGAGAATTAGAATCTTCTTTATTATATTTATCTATGGCTTCTTGGGTTGAAAAAATTGGATTTGAAGGAATATGTGAATTTTTATATGATCATTCAAATGAAGAAAGAAATCACATGTTTAAATTAATCAGATATATTAATAAGAGAAATGGAAATTTTTATATTTCAATAAATAATAAGAGTTTAGAAACTTCATATAGTTCTTTAAAAGATTTGTTTCAAAAATTATTTCAACATGAAAAAGATATTTCTGAAGAAATAAATTTTTTAGTAGAATTATCCTCAAGAGAAAAAGATTATTTTACATATAATTTTTTGCAATGGTTTATTGAAGAGCAAATTGAAGAGGAAGCATTAATTAAAATGATTTTGAATAAAATAGAATTAATAGGAGAAGATAAAAGTGGATTATACATATTTAATAAAGATATCAAAAAATATCATAAAAAGAATTGA
- the dapA gene encoding 4-hydroxy-tetrahydrodipicolinate synthase, with protein sequence MKKLNGTGVALVTPFKKDKSIDFNGLDKLIKYVTKNGVDYLVLLGTTAETATLKEEEKKNVIEYIQSINNKKLPLILGIGGNNTKDIIEKINSIKNLSDFYAILSVSPYYNRPSQDGVYEHFKSIISNIDANMIIYNVPKRTGSNIMPDTVLRLANDFSKIIGIKEASGNLLQSYRIIENKPKNFSVISGDDFIALPVILGGGNGVISVIAQGFPKKISKMVSLAIENKTKEAFSIFYEIVKIIDLIYKEGNPTGIKTFLSLIKICDPYVRLPLVTATYSLRQKMKDLLEKINDNN encoded by the coding sequence ATGAAAAAATTAAATGGAACAGGTGTAGCGTTGGTTACTCCTTTTAAAAAGGATAAAAGCATTGATTTTAATGGACTTGATAAACTTATAAAATATGTAACAAAAAATGGAGTAGATTATCTAGTTTTATTAGGAACTACAGCTGAAACAGCTACTCTGAAAGAAGAAGAAAAAAAAAATGTGATTGAGTATATTCAAAGTATAAATAATAAAAAATTACCATTAATATTAGGAATAGGGGGAAATAATACGAAAGATATTATAGAAAAAATAAATAGTATAAAAAATTTATCTGATTTTTATGCTATTCTTTCTGTTTCCCCATATTACAATAGACCATCACAAGATGGTGTTTATGAACATTTTAAATCTATTATAAGTAATATAGATGCTAATATGATTATTTATAATGTTCCTAAAAGAACAGGTTCTAATATAATGCCTGATACTGTTTTACGTTTAGCAAATGATTTTTCAAAAATAATTGGAATTAAGGAAGCCTCTGGGAATTTATTACAATCTTATAGAATTATTGAAAATAAACCAAAAAATTTTAGTGTAATATCTGGTGACGACTTTATTGCACTTCCTGTAATACTAGGAGGAGGAAATGGGGTAATATCTGTCATAGCTCAAGGATTTCCAAAAAAAATATCGAAAATGGTTTCTTTAGCAATAGAAAATAAAACAAAAGAAGCATTTTCAATATTTTATGAAATTGTTAAAATAATAGACCTTATTTATAAAGAAGGAAATCCTACAGGGATAAAAACTTTTTTAAGTTTAATTAAAATATGTGATCCATATGTAAGGCTACCTTTAGTAACAGCTACATATTCATTAAGACAAAAAATGAAAGATTTATTAGAAAAAATAAATGATAATAATTAA
- a CDS encoding RNA recognition motif domain-containing protein — protein MDNTKLYVGNLSYDMTEQELKEHFESIGEVTHAKIIFDDSSSNKRSKGFGFIEMSNEENAKKAIEKLNGTEFMGRNIIVSAARPRTKRDY, from the coding sequence ATGGACAATACGAAATTATACGTAGGAAATTTATCATACGATATGACAGAACAAGAATTAAAAGAACACTTTGAATCTATAGGAGAAGTTACTCATGCTAAAATAATATTTGATGATTCTTCATCAAATAAAAGGAGTAAGGGTTTTGGTTTTATAGAAATGTCTAATGAAGAAAATGCTAAAAAAGCTATAGAAAAATTAAATGGAACAGAATTTATGGGAAGGAACATTATAGTTTCTGCAGCTAGACCAAGAACGAAAAGAGATTATTAA
- the pncB gene encoding nicotinate phosphoribosyltransferase translates to MSNFYVISSILDNDFYKFTMQNAVIKLFPSVKARYELINRGKHFFPKNFANIMKETINIMSDLKLSDKEKIFLEKSCPYLDSSYLNFLKEYQYNPKEVSVSQTGENIKIRIEGLWYRTILWEVPLMAIISELYYKLIGAKCIPEDIIISSTKEKLIFYKKLEVKIGEYGTRRRFSYKVQNLVLKVLTEEKLPFFIGTSNVHFSHIFSINPIGTQGHEWIMFHAAKYGLNIADRTAMENWLNIYKGKLGIILSDTYTSSIFFKNFNKKLSNFFKGIRHDSGDPIVFIKKTIKHYKKLGINPLEKIIVFSDNLTPKKVAYISSFCKKKIIPFFGIGTNFTNDVGLPTMNLVIKMVETFFDKKWISVVKLSNVKEKSTGRKNMLILARKNLHL, encoded by the coding sequence ATGAGTAATTTTTATGTTATTTCTTCTATTTTAGATAATGATTTTTATAAATTTACAATGCAAAATGCTGTAATAAAATTATTTCCTTCAGTAAAAGCTAGATATGAATTAATTAATCGTGGAAAACATTTTTTTCCAAAGAATTTTGCAAATATTATGAAAGAAACTATAAATATAATGTCTGATTTAAAGCTATCAGATAAAGAGAAAATATTTCTTGAAAAAAGTTGTCCTTATTTAGATTCTTCATATCTAAATTTTTTAAAAGAATATCAATATAATCCAAAAGAAGTTTCTGTTTCTCAAACAGGAGAAAACATAAAAATAAGAATAGAAGGACTATGGTATAGGACTATATTGTGGGAAGTTCCTTTAATGGCTATTATATCAGAGTTATATTACAAATTAATAGGAGCAAAATGTATACCAGAAGATATAATAATATCTTCTACAAAAGAAAAACTAATATTCTATAAAAAATTAGAAGTTAAAATAGGAGAATATGGAACTAGAAGAAGATTTTCATATAAAGTTCAAAACTTAGTATTAAAAGTTTTAACAGAAGAAAAATTACCTTTTTTCATAGGAACTAGTAATGTCCACTTTTCTCATATTTTTTCAATAAACCCAATAGGAACTCAAGGACATGAATGGATAATGTTTCATGCAGCTAAATATGGATTAAATATAGCAGATCGTACTGCAATGGAAAATTGGTTAAATATTTATAAAGGAAAATTAGGTATTATCTTATCTGATACATATACATCTTCAATTTTTTTTAAAAATTTTAATAAAAAATTATCTAATTTTTTTAAAGGAATTAGACATGATAGTGGAGATCCAATCGTTTTTATTAAAAAAACAATCAAACATTATAAAAAATTAGGAATAAATCCATTAGAAAAAATAATTGTGTTTTCAGATAACCTTACCCCAAAAAAAGTAGCATATATTTCTTCTTTTTGTAAAAAAAAAATAATTCCTTTTTTTGGAATAGGAACAAATTTTACAAATGATGTAGGATTACCTACTATGAATTTAGTTATTAAAATGGTTGAAACTTTTTTTGACAAAAAATGGATTTCTGTAGTAAAATTATCTAATGTAAAAGAAAAATCAACAGGAAGAAAAAATATGCTAATTTTAGCTAGAAAAAATCTTCATTTGTAA
- the miaB gene encoding tRNA (N6-isopentenyl adenosine(37)-C2)-methylthiotransferase MiaB, with the protein MTNNKNNLYKIFHIENYGCQMNISDSEIITSILLTHGFVISEKIETADILLLNACSIREKAELSLTKKLEQLRFLKKKKKVLFGITGCFSKQLKELFLKEKRADFFVEPDHYKEIPNIIQSISNGIKSIPFPRRKETYSDIIPFSNNKKVTTFLSITRGCNNMCTFCIVPFTRGREISSDPNIIIKECKRLYKIGYKEVTLLGQNVDSYEWKIGDSKNRFIKFSDLLNLLAEEIPLMRIRFSTSNPHDMSENVIRVISKYPNICKHIHLPVQSGSNKILKLMNRKYTREEYINLIEKIRSIIPECSISHDIMTGFCGEDEEDHKDTISLMNKIKYNYGYMFYYSPRPGTLSYRKFRDDVPISIKKKRLKEIIDLQRKHSLYRMKKFIGETQKILVEGISKKNCKNLYGRNTQNIVVIFPKKNFVSIGDNINVKILDNTSATLIGKID; encoded by the coding sequence ATGACAAATAATAAAAACAATTTATACAAAATTTTTCATATAGAAAATTACGGATGTCAAATGAACATTTCGGATAGTGAAATAATTACTTCTATTTTATTGACACATGGATTTGTTATTTCAGAAAAAATTGAAACAGCAGATATACTATTGTTAAATGCTTGTTCTATAAGAGAAAAAGCAGAGTTAAGTTTAACTAAAAAATTAGAACAGCTAAGATTTTTAAAGAAAAAAAAGAAAGTTTTATTTGGAATTACAGGTTGTTTCTCTAAACAACTAAAAGAACTTTTTTTAAAAGAAAAAAGAGCAGATTTCTTTGTTGAACCAGATCATTATAAAGAAATACCTAATATTATTCAATCTATCTCAAATGGAATAAAATCTATACCTTTTCCAAGAAGAAAAGAAACATATAGTGATATTATACCATTTTCTAATAATAAAAAAGTAACAACATTTTTAAGTATAACAAGAGGGTGTAACAATATGTGTACATTTTGTATAGTTCCATTTACTAGAGGAAGAGAAATAAGTAGTGATCCTAATATTATAATAAAAGAATGTAAACGTTTATATAAAATTGGATATAAAGAAGTTACTTTGCTAGGGCAAAATGTTGATTCCTATGAATGGAAAATAGGAGATTCTAAAAATAGATTTATAAAATTTTCTGATCTTTTGAACTTGTTAGCTGAAGAAATTCCTTTAATGAGAATACGATTTTCTACGTCTAATCCACATGATATGTCTGAAAACGTTATTAGAGTTATATCTAAATACCCTAATATATGTAAGCATATACATTTACCAGTTCAATCTGGAAGTAATAAAATACTTAAATTAATGAATAGAAAATATACACGAGAAGAATATATTAATTTAATAGAAAAAATTAGGAGTATTATTCCTGAATGTTCAATATCTCATGATATTATGACTGGATTTTGTGGAGAAGATGAAGAAGATCATAAGGATACTATTAGTTTAATGAACAAAATTAAATATAATTACGGTTACATGTTTTATTATTCTCCAAGACCAGGAACATTATCTTACAGAAAATTTAGAGACGATGTTCCAATAAGTATAAAGAAAAAAAGATTAAAAGAAATTATAGATTTGCAAAGAAAACATTCATTATACCGTATGAAGAAATTTATTGGGGAAACACAAAAAATATTAGTAGAAGGAATTTCTAAAAAAAATTGTAAAAACTTATACGGAAGGAATACTCAAAATATAGTTGTAATTTTTCCAAAAAAAAATTTTGTATCAATAGGCGATAATATAAATGTAAAAATATTGGATAATACATCTGCAACTTTAATAGGTAAAATTGATTAA
- a CDS encoding sigma-54 interaction domain-containing protein — MESIQNIKHKFGIIGYDYPLHQAIEKAVQVAPTDISVLVLGESGVGKEFIPKIIHQFSCRKHNSYIAVNCGAIPEGTIDSELFGHEKGSFTGATNMRKGYFEGANGGTIFLDEVGELPLTTQVRLLRILESGEFIKVGSSKIQKTNIRIVAATNLNMIESIQKGKFREDLYYRLNTVQINVPPLRSRKNDIKLLFKKFSNGFAEKYNMPPIKLTEESLKYMENYSWPGNIRQLKNIIEQISVVEKEREISVEKLKEYIPDNIPSVHLPYFNNFNDNFTHNYSKERDFIYKILFDMKKSLNDLKNITFQLIKNNPNNDKFLEENQDIIKKLFGHIINQASKDSFFQLEHFSKISSNKNINTSCNHSFNYEEIEKNSPKEEIPSFSLRRKEKEFIQKALKKNNGKRSKAAKELGISERTLYRKIKQYGL, encoded by the coding sequence ATGGAGTCTATCCAAAATATAAAACATAAATTTGGAATAATAGGATATGATTATCCTTTGCATCAAGCTATAGAAAAAGCGGTACAAGTAGCTCCTACTGATATTTCAGTATTAGTTCTTGGAGAGAGTGGTGTAGGAAAAGAATTTATACCAAAAATAATACATCAATTTTCTTGCAGAAAACATAATTCATATATTGCTGTTAATTGTGGAGCTATTCCTGAAGGAACTATTGATAGTGAACTTTTTGGGCACGAAAAAGGATCTTTTACAGGGGCTACAAACATGAGAAAAGGATATTTTGAAGGAGCAAATGGAGGGACAATTTTTCTAGATGAAGTTGGAGAGTTACCTTTAACTACCCAAGTGCGTCTTCTTCGAATCTTAGAATCTGGAGAATTTATTAAAGTCGGATCTTCAAAAATCCAAAAAACGAATATAAGAATAGTTGCAGCTACTAATTTGAATATGATAGAGTCTATACAAAAAGGAAAGTTTAGAGAAGATTTATATTATCGATTAAATACAGTACAAATAAATGTACCTCCTTTACGATCCCGTAAAAATGACATTAAACTTTTATTTAAAAAATTTTCTAACGGTTTTGCTGAAAAATATAACATGCCTCCAATAAAATTAACTGAAGAATCTTTGAAATATATGGAAAATTATTCTTGGCCAGGAAACATAAGACAGTTAAAAAATATAATAGAACAGATTTCTGTAGTAGAAAAAGAAAGAGAAATTTCTGTAGAAAAATTAAAAGAATATATTCCGGATAATATTCCTTCGGTTCATCTTCCTTATTTTAATAACTTTAATGATAATTTTACTCATAACTATTCTAAAGAAAGAGACTTTATATACAAAATATTATTTGATATGAAAAAAAGTTTAAATGATTTAAAAAATATAACTTTTCAATTAATAAAAAATAATCCAAACAATGATAAATTTTTGGAAGAAAATCAAGATATTATAAAAAAATTATTTGGTCATATCATTAATCAAGCTTCTAAAGATAGTTTTTTTCAACTTGAACATTTTTCTAAAATATCTAGTAATAAAAATATAAATACATCTTGTAATCATAGTTTCAATTATGAAGAAATTGAAAAAAATTCCCCAAAAGAAGAAATACCTTCTTTTTCTTTGCGAAGAAAAGAAAAAGAATTTATTCAAAAAGCTTTGAAAAAAAATAATGGAAAAAGAAGCAAAGCAGCTAAAGAACTTGGAATTTCGGAAAGAACATTATATAGAAAAATTAAGCAGTATGGATTATAA
- the secG gene encoding preprotein translocase subunit SecG codes for MSLVTVFGFFIIIMCIFLILIILVQNPKKDSISQSFLEKNFKFFGIKRANSFLEKITWSLSIIIFFLVLLFNFFLKLKY; via the coding sequence ATGTCTTTAGTTACTGTATTTGGTTTTTTTATTATTATAATGTGTATATTTCTTATATTAATTATTTTAGTACAAAATCCTAAAAAAGATAGTATTTCTCAATCTTTTTTAGAAAAAAATTTTAAATTTTTTGGAATAAAGAGGGCTAATTCTTTTTTAGAAAAAATTACTTGGTCTTTATCTATTATTATATTTTTTTTAGTTCTACTTTTTAACTTTTTTTTAAAATTAAAATACTAA
- a CDS encoding co-chaperone GroES — MVEVNIKPLADRVLVKPDPAETKTSSGIIIPDTAKEKPQKGTVFAVGKGKKNEPMILKEGDRVLYGKYSGTELKWDGEEYLIMRESDVIAII, encoded by the coding sequence ATGGTGGAAGTAAATATTAAACCTTTAGCAGATCGAGTTCTAGTAAAACCTGACCCTGCCGAAACAAAAACATCATCAGGCATTATTATTCCTGATACTGCAAAAGAAAAACCACAAAAAGGTACAGTGTTTGCTGTAGGAAAAGGTAAAAAAAATGAGCCTATGATTTTGAAGGAAGGAGATAGAGTTTTATATGGAAAATATTCTGGAACAGAATTAAAATGGGATGGAGAAGAATATCTTATTATGCGAGAATCTGATGTAATAGCAATTATATAA